The following coding sequences lie in one Oncorhynchus kisutch isolate 150728-3 linkage group LG3, Okis_V2, whole genome shotgun sequence genomic window:
- the LOC116369552 gene encoding uncharacterized protein LOC116369552 has protein sequence MEEPLKALFGVTEESLLISLVEGHSNPSSSELSCAIVGEVVHQLNSGLSVAIQASPGCCPLMDSQDIAAGKEVIRVASVQILAELQSQTSEPEWVGFIEPLMDPVTDDVLDAIVGTMVKMAQDFNILLDLAKKMTILGSKFLTNLQCDLDVECPPGKEGTTHFLKETGSSTSVVARKIQTLSSPDFQSKALKAVNTILTRKVSSSSGMAPSSRPSSAAPSLTEAPLNTSCTALTSVTSTATVIVKAFVGGMETIASFEGTCEAVDWPVPVNDHTTGSSQMITFSLARTLYGRIRAKLRDLLTLSTREEGVAKDASLQESSDTLEKATVSTVEVQLPSTELSRVPSESQPIPALCRSNLDTSTQEVLSSVFSIYKSELSKVESKSLAVVSSSDESLEACWFVDGVLSKLDDYTISQSPSPNEDLSVSTQYSQLSSEESVRITESSTSLIQSIKKLSSNDFQTQAEEAVSKVLMRSSHSFITQISHTGLQNCLQAGLSSSSPLEIHVLSESMSSMSSENTASGLVETFVKGMATIFQKNESTDTVLLERSGRVLQCSHGGSQLDDTELSVKISEEKLWSTAKTICVSMKNTLKDFFTGLKPSGSERTENASSKETLGEILVAIQSEISNLGRMKDSRELLQINDMLGTMLKEVEKSEDDSEHVCQDIPRTCSSLSTSLNGRSSLSSSSKGPRSECELEINLPGTPIPDQVPFGLTCPIVRSSCIDIRVSKMPEISSSDLKTKMMAHTDEPLHRNSPMTDSSRPPSAKASFRSSTPSFTSKGTSLVPKGNGNDIEEKEVCIPSSSVHLRELLITPDISSATAFPLQYLMDSSKDDGICFVTILVIRLLSEIRPSALDGPSQQAADLTETCQQLIRQVLSEFCAASRFSRTQAYSQNLNIQRVFRGVHKNLMEEFGSYNTLQAAISSQDPAFDRVLVKSLTQQLVQGCKEASRPASAATNPSDQAETERGAEQKARRSFLCFSMTKLRINFKRSKRGNKKDCLSVQEQTEIPSTDAHCIAPVGEVSPSISQLVKKRSLIVRVFSAMMKPFRRFTKKNL, from the exons ATGGAGGAGCCTCTGAAGGCTCTTTTTGGGGTAACGGAAGAGAGCCTCCTGATATCCCTGGTTGAGGGTCACTCCAACCCCAGCTCCTCCGAGTTGAGCTGTGCTATCGTGGGGGAGGTGGTACACCAGCTTAACTCTGGCCTCTCAGTGGCCATTCAGGCCAGCCCGGGGTGTTGCCCCCTTATGGACAGTCAGGACATAGCAGCAGGCAAGGAGGTCATTCGGGTAGCCTCGGTGCAGATCCTGGCCGAGCTACAGAGCCAAACGTCTGAGCCAGAGTGGGTAGGGTTTATCGAGCCCCTCATGGACCCTGTGACCGATGATGTGCTGGATGCCATTGTCGGCACAATGGTCAAAATGGCACAGGACTTCAACATCCTATTGGATCTGGCCAAGAAGATGACAATCTTGGGGTCTAAATTTCTGACCAATCTTCAATGTGACCTTGATGTTGAGTGTCCACCTGGGAAAGAAGGGACCACTCACTTTCTCAAAGAGACTGGATCCTCTACCAGTGTGGTGGCCAGAAAGATTCAGACCCTCTCTAGCCCCGACTTTCAGTCTAAAGCCCTGAAGGCGGTGAACACCATCCTTACAAGGAAAGTCAGCAGCTCTTCTGGCATGGCTCCTTCCTCTAGGCCTTCTAGTGCAGCTCCTAGCCTTACTGAAGCTCCCCTGAATACCAGCTGCACAGCCCTGACATCTGTAACCTCCACTGCCACAGTGATTGTTAAGGCATTTGTGGGAGGCATGGAGACGATAGCATCATTTGAAGGCACATGTGAAGCAGTTGATTGGCCAGTTCCTGTAAATGACCACACTACAGGATCTTCACAGATGATAACTTTTTCTCTAGCCCGCACACTCTACGGCCGTATACGAGCAAAGCTGAGGGACCTTTTAACTCTATCCACTCGAGAAGAAGGTGTGGCTAAGGATGCTTCTCTTCAGGAGTCTTCAGACACCCTGGAAAAGGCAACTGTTTCAACTGTTGAGGTCCAGTTACCCAGCACCGAACTTAGTAGAGTTCCCAGTGAGAGCCAACCAATACCAGCTCTCTGTCGCTCCAATCTGGATACCAGTACTCAAGAAGTTCTTAGCAGTGTTTTTTCCAtctacaagtcagagttatcaaaaGTGGAGAGTAAATCCTTGGCCGTTGTCAGTTCATCTGATGAGTCCCTAGAGGCTTGTTGGTTTGTTGATGGTGTCCTATCAAAGCTCGATGACTATACTATTTCCCAGTCACCCTCACCCAATGAAGACTTGAGCGTGAGTACTCAATATTCTCAACTGAGCTCAGAAGAGAGTGTCAGAATCACAGAATCCTCTACTAGTCTGATTCAGAGCATTAAGAAGCTCTCTAGCAATGACTTCCAGACTCAGGCAGAAGAAGCAGTGAGTAAAGTGCTGATGAGATCCAGTCATTCCTTTATCACACAGATCAGCCATACTGGTCTTCAGAATTGTCTGCAGGCTGGCTTATCATCTAGCTCACCATTGGAGATCCATGTCCTTTCAGAATCCATGTCCTCCATGTCCTCTGAGAATACAGCCTCTGGATTAGTGGAAACCTTTGTCAAAGGAATGGCCACTATTTTCCAGAAAAATGAGTCCACTGACACTGTGCTACTGGAAAGAAGTGGGAGAGTTTTGCAGTGCTCCCACGGGGGCTCCCAACTGGATGACACTGAATTGAGTGTTAAAATATCAGAGGAGAAGCTTTGGTCAACAGCTAAGACCATCTGCGTCAGTATGAAGAACACACTTAAGGATTTCTTCACAGGGCTGAAACCATCCGGATCCGAAAGGACAGAAAATGCTTCATCCAAAGAGACCCTTGGGGAAATCCTGGTTGCTATCCAGAGTGAAATCTCAAACTTAGGGCGAATGAAGGATTCCAGGGAGCTCCTTCAGATCAATGATATGTTAGGAACTATGCTGAAGGAGGTTGAGAAAAGTGAGGATGACAGTGAACACGTCTGCCAAGACATCCCTAGAACCTGTTCATCTTTGTCCACTTCTTTAAATGGTCGTAGTTCCTTGTCCAGCTCTTCAAAGGGTCCTAGGTCAGAGTGTGAGTTAGAGATCAATCTCCCTGGCACTCCCATCCCTGACCAAGTGCCTTTTGGTCTGACTTGCCCCATCGTCAGGAGCTCCTGCATCGACATCAGAGTCTCTAAAATGCCAGAGATTTCTTCAAGTGACCTAAAGACAAAGATGATGGCACACACAGATGAACCCCTGCATCGTAACAGTCCAATGACTGACAGCAGTCGACCGCCGAGTGCTAAAGCCTCTTTTCGATCCTCCACTCCGTCTTTCACCAGCAAAGGAACCTCTTTGGTACCAAAGGGAAATGGGAATGACATTgaagagaaggaggtgtgcatcCCCAGCAGCTCTGTCCATCTGAGGGAGCTCTTAATCACCCCGGACATCAGCAGTGCCACTGCATTCCCACTGCAGTACTTGATGGACTCCAGCAAAGATGAtggcatctgttttgtcaccatacTGGTGATAAGGTTGCTATCGGAGATCAGACCCTCAGCCCTAGATGGACCCTCCCAACAGGCAGCAGATCTGACAGAAACATGTCAGCAACTCATCAGACAAGTCCTGTCTGAGTTCTGTGCTGCATCCAGATTCTCCAGGACACAGGCATATTCCCAGAACCTGAACATCCAAAGGGTGTTCAGAGGTGTACATAAAAACCTCATGGAGGAGTTTGGCTCTTATAACACCCTGCAAGCAGCTATTTCCtcccaggaccctgcatttgacaGAGTCCTGGTAAAGTCCTTGACCCAGCAGCTGGTACAGGGATGCAAGGAGGCGTCAAGACCAGCTTCTGCTGCAACAAACCCATCAGAccaggctgagacagagaggggggctgAGCAGAAAGCAAGAAGGAGCTTCCTTTGCTTTTCAATGACCAAACTCAGGATCAACTTCAAG CGTTCCAAGAGAGGAAACAAAAAGGACTGCCTTTCAGTCCAGGAACAGACTGAGATTCCCTCTACTGATGCACATTGCATAG ctCCAGTTGGAGAGgtttctccctccatatctcagcTTGTCAAAAAACGATCCTTGATTGTCAGGGTCTTTTCAGCAATGATGAAGCCATTCAGGCGCTTCACCAAGAAGAACCTGTAA